In Leptospira sp. WS58.C1, a single genomic region encodes these proteins:
- a CDS encoding M24 family metallopeptidase, with protein MSRETYPKEELESYRKVQALAYEAVESVRKELYPGITEKEAARKIDDYIRNAGGTSFFHYGFAWFGDRTAFRGFKRPLSLNYLRNGEGLLPHFGGKFQPSNRRLEEGMAVILDVAPTFAGRAADVGYAFSFGKNPEHDKALANLEEYRELILRRVLEERTLSEIYLEVDARIRASGYVNCHSIYPQGVLGHKVGRLPAYNLPGGRVNGFPFQTFAYLFPQMIKDLIPGVSGHSPLWGEGSDFRAEPGLWAVEPHIGKIYNGAKESESFGAKWEEILVVTDSTAYWLDEDLPHVRLWKEKKKPKSPSKPAVKKQKVPA; from the coding sequence ATGTCCCGTGAAACATATCCTAAAGAAGAACTAGAATCTTACCGCAAAGTGCAAGCCTTGGCTTACGAAGCGGTGGAATCCGTACGCAAGGAATTGTATCCGGGGATCACCGAAAAGGAAGCGGCCCGTAAGATAGACGACTATATCCGAAATGCAGGTGGCACATCCTTCTTCCATTATGGGTTTGCATGGTTCGGAGATCGGACCGCATTCAGAGGATTCAAACGTCCACTCTCTCTGAATTATTTAAGAAATGGAGAAGGTTTACTTCCCCATTTTGGCGGAAAGTTCCAACCTTCCAACCGCAGATTGGAAGAAGGTATGGCTGTGATCCTGGACGTTGCTCCTACGTTTGCAGGAAGAGCCGCAGACGTTGGATACGCATTTTCTTTCGGGAAAAATCCGGAACACGACAAGGCGCTCGCAAATTTAGAAGAATACAGAGAATTAATTTTAAGAAGGGTCTTGGAAGAAAGAACCTTATCCGAGATCTATTTGGAAGTGGATGCAAGGATCCGTGCTTCCGGATACGTTAACTGCCATTCCATTTATCCCCAGGGAGTTTTAGGGCATAAGGTGGGAAGACTCCCGGCTTATAATCTCCCAGGCGGAAGAGTGAACGGATTTCCGTTCCAAACATTCGCCTATTTATTTCCACAAATGATCAAAGATCTGATCCCAGGAGTTTCCGGGCACTCGCCATTATGGGGAGAAGGTTCCGACTTCAGAGCGGAACCCGGGCTCTGGGCGGTAGAACCGCATATAGGTAAAATCTATAACGGCGCAAAAGAGTCTGAATCGTTCGGTGCAAAATGGGAGGAGATCTTAGTGGTTACCGATTCGACTGCGTATTGGCTGGATGAGGATCTTCCTCATGTTCGCCTTTGGAAGGAAAAGAAAAAACCAAAGTCCCCTTCTAAGCCTGCAGTTAAGAAACAAAAAGTCCCGGCTTAG
- a CDS encoding AraC family transcriptional regulator, whose protein sequence is MEHLPGFFLHFWIQFGTALCLLLAAMELAKKRENAIPGGIFYLAVILALVESRLGLGLLPWAADHIWFWPAFFPAVWAVGPTLLLVSRNMVQFALDREIRIGKHFIPAILLLLGELTAYIILPAEEIKEYIRNAMFGSKVDILTGVTIFGSIHQTVYSIFLWVLFRKASKETEIPLSSLVYTILIVVFTTIQLCWFGYFLKNQFLLAAGSSFQTLGIVLVFLFSARYPNFFISLKSEIQQKRYERTQLNGLDLDHLHSRIKELVEVDKIYKEESLKIQDFAEKLLVSPHQLSRILNETYGKNFNEFLNSFRVEEAKALLLEDLDRTVLSIAYDVGFNTKSTFNAQFLKITGMTPLEWRKKGSKL, encoded by the coding sequence TTGGAGCATCTGCCCGGTTTTTTTCTTCATTTTTGGATCCAATTTGGGACCGCACTTTGTCTACTTCTCGCGGCGATGGAACTCGCTAAAAAAAGGGAAAATGCGATACCCGGCGGGATCTTCTATCTCGCTGTCATTCTTGCCTTGGTAGAGAGTCGATTGGGCTTAGGTTTGCTACCATGGGCCGCGGATCATATATGGTTTTGGCCGGCATTCTTCCCTGCAGTCTGGGCCGTGGGTCCTACTTTACTTTTGGTTTCAAGAAATATGGTCCAATTTGCCTTGGACAGAGAGATCCGGATCGGAAAACATTTTATCCCGGCCATTCTACTCTTGCTAGGCGAGTTAACAGCTTATATCATTCTGCCTGCAGAAGAGATCAAAGAGTATATCCGAAATGCGATGTTCGGATCCAAGGTGGATATTCTGACTGGGGTCACAATCTTCGGTTCCATCCACCAGACGGTGTATTCCATCTTTCTTTGGGTATTGTTCAGAAAGGCTTCTAAGGAAACTGAGATTCCGCTTTCTTCTTTGGTTTATACGATCCTGATCGTAGTGTTTACCACGATACAACTTTGTTGGTTCGGATATTTTTTGAAGAACCAATTTCTGTTAGCGGCAGGTTCTAGCTTCCAGACTTTGGGGATCGTTCTTGTGTTTTTATTCTCCGCAAGGTATCCGAATTTTTTCATTTCTTTGAAGTCGGAGATCCAACAGAAAAGATACGAAAGGACCCAACTGAACGGATTGGATCTGGACCATCTTCATTCCCGCATCAAGGAATTGGTCGAGGTCGATAAAATATACAAAGAAGAAAGTCTGAAAATCCAGGACTTTGCCGAAAAACTATTGGTCTCTCCCCACCAACTTTCCCGCATTTTAAACGAAACCTACGGCAAAAACTTCAACGAATTCTTGAATTCATTTCGGGTAGAAGAGGCTAAAGCACTGCTATTAGAGGATTTGGACCGCACTGTTCTCTCTATCGCTTATGATGTAGGCTTTAATACAAAGTCCACATTTAACGCCCAGTTCTTGAAAATCACCGGAATGACTCCTTTGGAATGGAGAAAAAAGGGTAGCAAACTATAA
- a CDS encoding citrate/2-methylcitrate synthase has translation MSDFVELKFGDQVHRLPVITGTDGNKGIDIRDLHTKTGLTSYDPGFFNTAYAQSKISRRDPLTGDLQYRGYDVAELVHYSTFVETSYLLIYGDLPNEKQLKEFSMKLSKHSLIHEDMINLFDGFPGRAHPLAVLSVMVSSLSSYYQDEYEEYLDRGIDQAARLLAKIRTISAFSYKKMIGQPFVYPLDRHPYCTNFLYMLFSIPSVKYQPSEEHDRILNQLWILYADHEQNVSNTTVQLIGSTQANIFASVSSAINALWGSREGGRQVAAVELIEDIIKSKLSVPEFFERFKKGESQLHSTCFGHDAYKVKSKRSTIAQKLFSEFYKQKKLDPIAEIALQVDDFVSKDPFYLEKNLYPNLEFYSAILFHSLGIPKELFTAMQAIGKLPGWLAHWREQRIGVNSSHKVRPRQIFTGETHRKYKQILER, from the coding sequence ATGAGCGATTTCGTAGAGTTGAAATTCGGAGACCAAGTCCACCGCCTTCCTGTAATCACCGGAACGGACGGAAATAAAGGAATCGATATTAGGGATTTGCATACTAAGACGGGACTAACATCTTACGATCCAGGTTTTTTTAATACAGCGTACGCCCAGAGTAAAATTTCCAGAAGAGATCCTCTCACCGGAGATTTACAATACAGAGGCTATGATGTCGCGGAATTAGTGCATTATTCCACTTTTGTAGAGACTAGCTACCTGCTGATTTACGGAGATCTTCCTAACGAAAAGCAGCTGAAAGAATTCTCCATGAAACTTTCCAAACATAGTTTGATCCACGAGGATATGATCAATCTATTCGACGGTTTCCCGGGAAGAGCTCACCCTCTTGCGGTACTTTCCGTAATGGTTTCTTCCTTATCCAGCTATTACCAGGACGAATACGAAGAATATCTGGATAGAGGCATCGACCAAGCAGCCAGACTTTTGGCGAAGATCAGAACGATCTCCGCATTCTCCTACAAAAAAATGATAGGGCAACCTTTCGTTTATCCGTTGGATCGTCATCCGTATTGTACGAATTTCTTATATATGCTTTTTTCCATTCCGTCGGTCAAATATCAACCTTCGGAAGAACATGATAGGATCCTGAACCAGCTTTGGATCTTGTACGCGGATCATGAACAGAATGTTTCCAATACCACCGTCCAGTTGATCGGTTCCACTCAGGCAAATATATTCGCATCCGTTTCCTCGGCGATCAACGCGCTTTGGGGCTCCAGAGAAGGCGGAAGACAAGTAGCAGCGGTAGAGCTTATCGAAGATATTATCAAATCCAAACTTTCCGTTCCGGAATTTTTCGAAAGATTCAAAAAGGGAGAATCCCAACTTCACTCCACCTGCTTCGGTCACGATGCATACAAGGTAAAGAGCAAACGTTCTACCATCGCCCAAAAACTATTCTCCGAATTTTATAAGCAGAAGAAATTGGATCCGATCGCAGAGATCGCTCTACAAGTGGATGATTTCGTAAGTAAAGATCCTTTTTATCTGGAAAAAAATCTGTATCCGAACTTGGAGTTCTATAGTGCGATCCTATTCCATAGTTTAGGAATTCCTAAAGAACTTTTTACAGCAATGCAGGCGATCGGTAAACTTCCGGGTTGGCTGGCTCACTGGAGAGAACAAAGGATCGGCGTGAACTCATCTCATAAGGTACGTCCTCGTCAGATCTTTACGGGAGAAACTCACAGAAAGTACAAACAGATCCTGGAAAGATAA
- a CDS encoding cytochrome-c peroxidase — protein sequence MKKTRILYLGLILALVSACGPSEKTKQLMQDAKTSFGILPEKMPGSEKDTPARIALGEKLYFEKRLSINDSQSCSSCHGTLGKSAGVDNLPTSPGALGKNGDRNSPTSLNAGFHFVQFWDGRAADLKAQAKGPILNPVEMAMPSEAAVEKKLSEIPEYVDLFAKAFPDQDKKITYDNLAEAIAAFERTLITRDRFDEFQAGNHRALTSEEQKGLETFLSAGCIQCHNGPLLGGNSFRKLGQVNPYENTTDVGRSAITKNDAEKYFFKVPSLRNIALTAPYFHDGKVATLPEAVKKMAYLQLGKELSSEEVDSIVSFLKALSDKNRSN from the coding sequence ATGAAGAAAACACGAATACTGTACTTGGGCCTAATTTTGGCTCTTGTCTCGGCATGCGGGCCATCCGAGAAAACAAAACAGCTCATGCAAGACGCGAAGACCTCCTTCGGGATCCTTCCGGAAAAAATGCCTGGTTCGGAAAAGGATACTCCGGCTAGGATTGCTTTAGGCGAAAAACTTTATTTCGAAAAACGTCTTTCTATCAACGATTCACAATCCTGTAGCTCCTGCCATGGAACTCTGGGTAAGTCGGCAGGAGTGGATAATCTTCCGACTTCTCCGGGAGCTCTCGGGAAAAACGGAGATCGGAATTCTCCGACTTCTCTGAATGCCGGATTTCATTTCGTCCAATTTTGGGACGGAAGAGCGGCAGACCTAAAGGCGCAAGCAAAAGGCCCGATCTTAAACCCGGTGGAAATGGCTATGCCTTCCGAAGCAGCTGTGGAGAAAAAACTCTCCGAAATTCCTGAATATGTGGATCTGTTTGCAAAAGCATTCCCGGATCAGGATAAAAAAATCACTTATGACAATTTGGCAGAGGCGATTGCTGCTTTTGAAAGAACCTTGATTACCAGAGACCGTTTCGATGAGTTCCAGGCTGGAAATCATAGGGCTTTAACTTCGGAAGAACAGAAGGGATTAGAGACTTTCTTAAGCGCCGGATGTATCCAATGTCATAACGGTCCTTTGTTGGGCGGAAATAGCTTCCGCAAACTAGGACAGGTGAACCCGTACGAGAATACGACTGACGTCGGAAGATCTGCTATTACTAAGAACGATGCTGAAAAGTATTTCTTCAAAGTTCCGTCTCTTAGAAATATTGCCTTAACCGCTCCTTATTTCCATGATGGAAAGGTGGCAACCCTACCGGAAGCGGTGAAAAAAATGGCATATTTGCAGCTTGGAAAAGAGCTTTCCTCCGAAGAGGTGGATTCTATAGTATCTTTCCTGAAGGCATTATCGGATAAAAATCGGTCTAATTAA
- a CDS encoding 7TM-DISM domain-containing protein, whose product MGLTSDEFEKKRNLVILLCAFFLLTACSPKTSEKVPVLYKGSIDMSTVSPWGEIYPLKGDWEFSWGNLYSPNTGYVESGQYFPVPGIWRDYSSEFTWQGHGSYRLKIRKSPEEKNLGIYVPRIPGVYSVYFGKRLIFANGINGTGRADTEFLAHPNTQIYPLDSLDTELIVNVSNYRGNFLKGGIRNPFLIGDLDNLKSKVVQDFIWETLLVAIIFSVGLYHLIFFASYRKDLVPLFFALFCFLVAFYSFVTSGLQYFLTPELSLDLRIRMEYFCEASLVPSVYLILKTMYPKQFGARWMAILMSTMLIFVLSVFVLGEEELIYLYSFFMHLPPFYTLVLLAALGYAWWQKEDRARTVFLSGMILAISMVNDVIWGLYEVYFLIPYSFPAALVGFIAFNSYIISLRFTKDLEKAETFAELQSKYNEQLRLNAEEKAKYAALVDQSVDKGFHSLIDQLESKESSDKSLSKLKNELNQTLSGVRDILDLMHHQGGKEELVEEEMRKFVQKNPLFSHSEIQKVSQFLRIDECLQVQRIFSDAVKIGARRSGESKIFWGKEGDSILLRVQTTGVAETKEEPSSILEADLKVRAEKLGARFFLLSEPGKFEFELRLHP is encoded by the coding sequence GTGGGCTTAACTTCGGATGAATTCGAAAAAAAAAGAAACTTAGTAATCCTTCTTTGTGCCTTCTTTCTTTTAACCGCTTGCTCTCCCAAAACTTCCGAAAAGGTTCCTGTACTGTACAAAGGAAGTATAGATATGAGTACAGTCAGTCCTTGGGGAGAAATTTATCCCCTCAAAGGAGATTGGGAATTCAGTTGGGGAAATCTTTACTCACCTAATACGGGTTATGTGGAGAGCGGCCAATACTTTCCGGTCCCGGGGATTTGGAGGGATTATTCGTCAGAATTTACCTGGCAAGGACATGGTTCCTATAGATTAAAGATCCGTAAATCTCCGGAAGAAAAAAATTTAGGGATTTATGTTCCTAGGATCCCGGGAGTCTATTCCGTATATTTCGGAAAACGATTGATCTTTGCCAATGGGATTAATGGGACCGGCCGGGCGGATACGGAGTTTTTGGCTCATCCGAATACTCAGATCTATCCATTAGATTCCCTGGATACGGAACTAATCGTAAACGTTTCGAATTATAGGGGAAATTTCCTAAAAGGTGGGATCCGCAATCCGTTTCTGATCGGAGATCTGGATAATCTGAAGTCAAAAGTGGTACAGGATTTTATCTGGGAGACACTTTTAGTCGCCATTATTTTTTCAGTCGGTTTGTATCATCTCATTTTCTTCGCATCATATAGAAAGGACTTGGTGCCGCTATTTTTCGCGTTATTCTGCTTTTTAGTCGCATTCTATTCCTTCGTGACTTCCGGACTTCAATATTTTCTTACACCTGAGCTGAGTTTGGATCTTCGGATCAGAATGGAATATTTCTGCGAAGCGAGTCTGGTGCCTTCCGTGTATTTGATCCTGAAAACGATGTATCCGAAACAGTTCGGAGCCAGATGGATGGCGATATTAATGAGCACCATGCTCATTTTCGTCCTATCCGTGTTCGTATTAGGAGAAGAAGAACTTATCTATCTATATTCCTTCTTCATGCATCTGCCTCCATTTTATACTTTGGTGCTGTTAGCCGCATTAGGATATGCTTGGTGGCAGAAGGAAGATAGAGCGAGGACCGTGTTTCTTTCGGGTATGATACTAGCAATTTCTATGGTGAACGATGTCATCTGGGGATTGTACGAAGTTTACTTTCTCATCCCTTATAGTTTCCCGGCTGCACTCGTCGGATTTATAGCATTCAATTCTTATATTATATCATTAAGATTTACTAAAGATCTGGAGAAGGCGGAGACATTCGCGGAATTACAATCCAAATATAACGAACAACTCCGATTGAACGCCGAGGAAAAGGCAAAGTATGCCGCCTTGGTGGACCAATCCGTGGACAAAGGATTTCATTCTCTGATCGATCAATTGGAGTCCAAAGAAAGTTCGGATAAATCCCTTTCTAAACTCAAAAACGAACTAAACCAAACTCTTTCCGGGGTCCGGGATATTTTGGACCTAATGCACCACCAGGGTGGAAAAGAGGAATTAGTGGAAGAAGAGATGAGAAAGTTCGTTCAGAAAAACCCGTTATTCTCTCATTCAGAGATCCAAAAAGTGTCTCAGTTTTTGAGGATAGACGAATGCCTTCAGGTCCAGAGGATCTTCTCCGATGCCGTAAAGATAGGGGCGAGAAGGTCCGGAGAATCTAAAATTTTTTGGGGAAAAGAAGGAGATTCTATATTACTTAGGGTACAGACCACTGGAGTTGCGGAAACCAAAGAAGAACCTTCTTCCATTTTAGAAGCGGACCTAAAAGTAAGGGCGGAAAAATTAGGAGCAAGATTTTTCCTATTGAGTGAGCCTGGTAAATTCGAATTCGAGCTTAGATTGCATCCGTAA
- a CDS encoding MBL fold metallo-hydrolase, with product MDTIRTIDCGYVEAGLACAYLIVDGDRATFVENNTNYAVPLLLEALKEEGLTPESVDYIIITHVHLDHAGGTGKLVSLCPNATVLAHPKAAPHIIDPTRLIKSSIQVYGEENYYKLYGEILPVPSDRVRTMSDGEELAWQKRTFRFLHTRGHANHHFCIYDPLTNGIFTGDTFGIGYTLFRKGQDSLLFPSTTPTDFDPEEAILSIDKILATGADKAYLTHFGVWEDISLGASQMKEGLNVMKNILLSAEKTSLEGESLVAFCEGRVRSYLEDQIRIRHLPFGEKEERFIGFDSQINAQGIAFKIERSRKNKK from the coding sequence TTGGACACGATTCGAACCATAGATTGCGGATATGTAGAAGCGGGACTCGCCTGCGCTTATCTGATCGTCGATGGAGACAGGGCTACATTCGTAGAAAATAATACGAATTACGCGGTCCCACTTTTATTGGAAGCTTTAAAAGAAGAAGGGCTTACTCCTGAGTCCGTGGATTATATTATCATCACCCATGTTCACTTGGATCATGCGGGAGGAACGGGAAAACTTGTTTCTCTTTGTCCCAATGCGACGGTACTGGCCCATCCGAAAGCGGCGCCCCATATAATAGATCCGACTCGTTTGATCAAAAGTTCCATTCAGGTATACGGAGAAGAGAATTATTACAAGTTGTACGGGGAAATACTTCCCGTGCCTAGTGATCGTGTACGTACTATGAGTGACGGAGAGGAACTGGCCTGGCAAAAAAGAACATTCAGATTTTTGCATACAAGAGGACATGCGAACCATCATTTCTGTATTTATGATCCTTTAACGAACGGGATTTTTACAGGAGATACTTTCGGAATAGGCTATACATTATTTAGAAAAGGACAGGATTCTTTGTTATTCCCATCCACAACTCCGACAGACTTTGATCCGGAAGAAGCGATTCTTTCCATAGACAAGATCCTCGCAACGGGTGCGGATAAGGCTTACCTCACTCACTTCGGAGTCTGGGAAGATATCTCTTTGGGCGCTTCTCAAATGAAAGAAGGTCTTAACGTTATGAAAAACATCTTACTCTCCGCGGAAAAGACAAGTTTGGAGGGAGAATCCTTGGTTGCATTCTGCGAGGGTAGAGTTCGTTCTTATTTAGAAGACCAAATCCGTATCCGACACTTACCCTTTGGTGAGAAGGAAGAAAGATTTATCGGATTTGATTCTCAGATCAATGCGCAAGGGATTGCATTTAAAATAGAAAGATCTCGAAAGAATAAAAAATAA
- the dusA gene encoding tRNA dihydrouridine(20/20a) synthase DusA — protein MSFEKKQPILYPVSVAPMMDWTDRHFRFFLRLITKHSLFYTEMVTTGAILRGDKHRFLRFSPEESPLSLQLGGDNPSQLAECARIGEEYGYSEINLNVGCPSDKVQEGNFGACLMKDPDRVADCISEMDSKTSIPVTVKCRIGVRGKETLEDLHEFVKTVSAAGARRITIHARIAILEGLSPAQNRTVPPLRYEDVYSIKKNFPDLVIELNGGVRSIPEIRSHLDKVDGVMIGRAAYENPFLFSDVDCEFFGVETLHVSRREIFESMQEYVSSQTAEGEKPSRILRHLLGAFHEIRGARSYRRILTEKMHSNPGPKLLLEALESISAEYLDRKLGNPKIEAKETVQPVV, from the coding sequence ATGTCTTTCGAAAAAAAACAGCCGATCCTTTATCCTGTTTCCGTAGCCCCGATGATGGACTGGACGGACAGGCATTTTCGTTTTTTCTTAAGACTGATCACTAAACATTCCCTATTCTATACTGAAATGGTGACCACCGGTGCCATTCTGAGAGGAGATAAACACAGATTTTTACGTTTTTCTCCTGAAGAATCCCCACTTTCCTTGCAATTAGGCGGAGACAACCCTTCTCAACTCGCGGAATGTGCGAGAATTGGGGAAGAATACGGATACTCCGAGATCAATCTGAACGTTGGTTGTCCGAGCGATAAAGTACAAGAAGGAAATTTCGGAGCCTGTTTGATGAAGGACCCGGATCGTGTAGCTGATTGTATCTCGGAAATGGATTCTAAAACCTCTATCCCTGTCACAGTCAAATGTCGTATCGGTGTTCGAGGAAAAGAAACATTAGAAGATTTGCATGAATTCGTGAAAACAGTAAGTGCAGCAGGCGCAAGAAGGATCACAATACATGCAAGAATCGCAATATTGGAGGGCCTAAGTCCCGCTCAAAACAGAACTGTTCCTCCGTTACGTTACGAGGATGTATATTCTATTAAAAAAAATTTTCCGGATCTTGTCATAGAATTGAACGGAGGTGTCAGATCCATTCCGGAGATACGCTCTCATTTGGACAAAGTGGACGGAGTTATGATCGGAAGGGCTGCATACGAAAATCCTTTTTTATTTTCCGACGTGGATTGCGAATTTTTCGGGGTGGAAACTTTACACGTAAGTCGCAGAGAGATCTTCGAGTCCATGCAGGAATATGTTTCTTCGCAAACTGCAGAAGGTGAAAAACCGAGCCGTATCTTAAGACATTTACTTGGTGCTTTTCATGAGATCAGAGGCGCTCGCTCCTATCGTAGGATCCTGACGGAAAAAATGCATTCCAACCCGGGACCTAAATTACTTTTAGAAGCTTTGGAGTCCATCTCCGCCGAATATCTTGATCGTAAATTAGGAAATCCGAAAATCGAGGCTAAAGAGACAGTTCAACCGGTGGTTTAA
- a CDS encoding LIC10647 family lipoprotein has translation MSGILDSIIINAGAEYTALDFFTHPASVQGIPVSKFTAPGSDTDSSVVSRDSTTTRAFYSIGSVPSRIPGTRDIKGFFSLLSGLAWSFNLTSPRTYRGNLINYPDDGRHYLAFDEYVSNQLFPLPPQLGRNMEYTYEDYQMYFTLYLGYYEGKNVNFGLGPIYGLAVYRMDIIEREQRISSVKNQLQELKGLRLLFEYNIGQYFPDTILYNAYVFLEITSFGDLDGKGLNIRNQVATANGLPAPSLYMNMTTYRMGVRKEIQLSKEPHKKEEGPAYPPLRNLPSAGLPPKEDTKTDTENPG, from the coding sequence ATGAGTGGGATTTTAGACTCGATCATTATTAATGCGGGTGCTGAATATACTGCCTTGGATTTTTTTACCCACCCCGCAAGTGTACAAGGGATCCCGGTTAGTAAGTTTACTGCTCCGGGTTCAGACACGGATTCAAGCGTGGTCAGTCGGGATTCCACTACGACTCGTGCTTTCTATTCTATCGGCTCCGTGCCGAGCAGGATCCCAGGTACAAGGGATATCAAAGGATTTTTTTCCCTTTTAAGCGGGCTTGCCTGGTCCTTCAACCTAACTTCCCCCAGAACGTATAGAGGAAACCTGATCAATTATCCGGACGATGGAAGACATTACCTGGCATTCGACGAATATGTTTCCAACCAACTATTCCCCCTTCCCCCTCAGTTAGGAAGAAATATGGAATACACCTACGAAGATTATCAGATGTATTTCACACTTTATCTAGGTTATTATGAAGGGAAGAATGTAAACTTCGGTCTTGGCCCCATATACGGCCTTGCTGTCTATCGAATGGATATTATAGAAAGAGAACAAAGGATTTCCAGTGTCAAAAATCAACTTCAAGAATTAAAAGGTCTTCGTTTATTATTTGAATATAATATAGGACAATATTTTCCGGATACGATCCTATATAACGCCTACGTGTTTTTGGAGATCACAAGTTTTGGTGATTTGGACGGGAAAGGACTCAATATCAGAAACCAGGTGGCAACTGCGAACGGATTGCCTGCGCCATCTCTTTATATGAACATGACTACCTACAGGATGGGAGTCAGAAAAGAAATACAACTATCCAAAGAACCTCATAAAAAAGAAGAAGGACCGGCCTACCCTCCTTTACGAAATCTACCTTCAGCAGGTCTTCCCCCTAAGGAAGATACTAAAACGGATACGGAAAATCCCGGATGA